CGCTCTAGTGAGGGTTTGACGACATTGTAGGCTTCCTTCAAGGATGATTGCGGCAAGGGATAGAGTCGGCGCCAAGACCTCCCACTAAGAAGCGTTCTCCTGGTGATTCGATCCTTAAGAAAGAAATAATCACGATGTAATTCAAGGAAAGCTGAGTTATCATCTACTAAGCGGTGTACAGAAATGAGACTTTTCTTGGTTTGTGGAACATATAAAATATTCTTTAGATGAATATTTCTACTAGGGGAATGAACAACAGTATGACCAATGTGGCTTATATCCATACCTGCTCCGCTTGCGGTGTGAATTTGTTCTCCTCCGTTGTATTTTTCCTTGACAGTAAGCTTGTCCAGCTCCCCAGTAATATGATCAGTGGCACCCGTGTCGATGTACCAATTTGTGTCTACACCATAGGAGCTGGTAGCCGCTACTGCAACATTCTTATTGTCAGGGACAAAATCTTCATCATACCTATACCAGCAGTCGGCAGCTGTGTGTCCTCGTTTGAAGCACACTTGACAAATGGGCCTCTTGTCAACGCCTCCTCCAGACGTGCGACCGcgacctcgtcctcctcctgggTTGCCGCGACCATGACCACCTCCCGGATTGCCGCGGCCACGGCTGCTGTTGTCGCTGCGCCCACCTTGGCTGAAGTTGCCGCGGTTCGCAAGATTGACCTCTTGCGTTCCACTATAAATGGCTTGTCGTGCTTCGAAGTTGAGAACCTGTGAATACAGATCACTTACAGAGATGGGCTCTACCTTTGCGCAGACGGCTGAGATGACCTCACTGTAGCCTTCTCCGAGTCCAGTGATGATATACTGGATCAATTCTTCCTCATCGATAGGGCGGCCTCTAGCAATTGCCATCTCATCTCCTAGAGATTTCATTTTAGTGAAATACTCAGGAGTTGTCATGTTACCTTTCTTCGTGTTGGTGAGAGCGAAGCGCGTGTTGATGCACCTAGCGTGAGTATGAGTGGAATACATCCCCTCAATGGCGCTCCAAGCCTCAGCTGCAGTTTCACAGGTTGAAACCTGCATGAGCACCTCCCTCGTCAAGGACGAGAGAAGGAACCCCAGAACTTGTTGATCAGTGGCTTCCCAGTCGTCGTACGCCGGGTTCGCCGTCTTGTTTGTGGCGCCATCTACGGTGACGCTGATCTTCGCCGATGGCTTCTTCGTCGCACTAGTCAGATGGCCTTGAAGCCGTGCTCCTCTGACGGTGGCACTGATTTGTACCTTCCAGAGGGCATGATTTGCCTTCCCGAGCTTCTCTGTGATCGGGTGGCCTTGAAGTGGATTGGAGTTCGTCGAGCTAGACGACGACGCCATTGGAGACTGATCGCAAGGAACGGATCagagctctgataccatgtggaAAGTTTCTGGGAGAAACAGCAGCACTCATGCTGTGCGCTGGATGCGTGTTGATCAGATGGGAATAGCCCCCATCGTGGCTTTTACATATATCGCTTTAAGGAAACATATCCCTCAAATCTAGAAAACAAACTGCATGTGATAACAATCAAAACAAATCTTATCTATTCTAACTACCGGATCAATATCACATGTGGCGCAAGGCCTATCTTCAGCTGAATCAACCGAACCCTTATCATGTCATTTAACATCTCCGCCCGTCGTCGGCTgcgcccctcccccgccgcccgtTGCTGAGCCCCGCCGGCCAACCGCGTCGTGCCGCTACCATCAGGCCGTGCCAGGTCGCCACGTGCCGTGCCCGGCCTCGCCATCCGCTGCCATCTGCCTTACCCGCGCCAGGTCGCCGTGTGCCCCGCCGCCCGTAGCCGACCAGCGCATCGTACGCGCCGCTCACCGCCGTGCGCTCTCCCGCATCACCGCCGCCACACGGCTACCTCTCTGCGTCGCAACGCACCGCCCGGGCGCCTTGCGCCCGACCCACGTCGACGAGCCGCACCGGGGTGAAGAGAAAggccgggggagagagagataagggagagagagatagctacacactgacatgtgggtcccaccacgctgagtcagcttgtCAGCCGGGTCAACAACGCCACGTCGGACGAAACCACCAGCAAAACAACCGAGGGAGGTGATTTGTTCTGGTTTTCGGAGATGGAGGaggcgttatacccggtttttcGGATGAGAGATGTTATTCACACAAGCGCAAGAGATGAGgaaggtaaaatggacttatttcACAAATTAAAGGCGTATTCGAGAATATATCAGCCCAGTCCAACAGGTTAATTACCCGTTTCTCAATAATTCACCTCGCCGGATGGGCTTAAATCCTTTTTGGCCCAGCGCGATTGATGAaaatgctgattttttttcattttaaaatttgtattttttaatatttacagaaatattatatcatccaaaatatttacagaaatggCCCCTGCCACCCAAGTGGAGGGTGGCAAGGTATGCGTATTTTGCATTGAGGTCCTTTGCTGCCCTCTGCAAAGTTTGCAAGTGGGCAAATGCAATTTTTACCCTGccaaaaaatgtatttttctagtttttattTTCATCTTGTCCGTCCCTCACGTCACCCTACCGCTCTCAGGGAGGGCGACAGGATCTACTTCTGTACAACTTTTCGCCGGTacaatatttctgtaaatattaaaaaataaaaaattaaaaatgaaaaaaattccaaaaatgcTCAGATTTACGTGTCAATGTGATCCATGCATGCAGATGAggaacatgagttttggacaaAGTACAATTATTTTGTCTTCAAAAACTATCGATCGGCTTTTATCTGAGTGCAGACCctcccaaccacaaaaccggatagaGAGTATCCCCCATCTATTAAACCAGAGTAAATTGGATCTCTCAGTGGTTTCGTCCAATATGATATGTTGACTTAGGCTCTATGCACCTACTTCCTCCGccctaaaaaaaaagacaaaccctagctaggtttccgtgtccaacgtttgactgtccatcttatataaaatttttgtataattagtattttcattattgttagatgataaaacatgattaatactttatgcgtgacttgtctttttaattttttttaaataagatgaacggtcaaatgttagacacggaaactcagggtttgttttttttttttttgggacggagggagtacgtgacAACATatcactataaaaaaaaaaacatctctaCCCTGTTTTCTCCCCGTATCTCTCTCCTGATCCTTAACCGATGTAATCCCAGAGTGCAGAAGCAGCAACGACATCGGAGGATGCGTGGTGATGGCATTGGAGGAGCTGGTCGTTCCCAACGACCTTCACCGACGTGCGTATGGCAACGGGGACGAAGGAGAAGGCAGTTGTTGTGTCGGTCACGGAGAGGCATGCagaccgtcggcggcggcgcacccccCAGGATGAGCATGCAGGACGTCCGTCACGGCAGCCTTCCCTCTCGGCGAAATTTCGGACTGAAAttgatggcatggcatggcgaCGGACGGGCGCGCGTACGTCTTCCCTAATCCCGATAGAACAGAAGATCGCCCCTGCCAAACCTGCACAGCGGCGTCGCCATGGTCCTAGACGACTCGACGGCAtcgcacgtacgtacgcacgGATCGAGCGGCCGGCGTGCTCCTCTCCGCGCTGCTGCGTCCGTCACTGGCTTCAACTCGCCTAGCTTCCAGCTGCTCTCACCGACAACTTGCTGCTGGGGCTCGACGTCCGtccaccatcgccaccgccaccgccggccgggTGAGCTCTAGATCGAGCTCGTCGCACGCCGGTGTGAAGAAATTAGGAAAAGGTGGTGAGGATGCTGACACCTGGGTCCCACATATCTCTTCAGGTTCAGGGGAGCTGCCATGTGAGCGCTCTACGTCAATACAGATCGATGGACCTAGTCAACGTACCCATATACTAGTAATTAAAAGTTGGGGACCTTTTATATCCGGTTTTAATTTCTGTTTGACGGACGCAATTAAACTCGACCAATTGTTGAGGGATTTCAAGTGGACTTTTCTGTGCAATAATTTCCTTTCGTGTGTGAGAGTGGCCCAAAAAATGGCCCATGTAGCCCAAGTTTTAGAGCATTGCAGTACGTGTCTATGGTCACAAATAAGATGGCACGTAGGATTAAATCCGTATGACAATGCGAAGTGAGGGTAGCTTAATTTGTTAGTTAGGTTCCTTGGGTTAAAACCAGTCCAATCAGATTTAAGTCATAGAATTGATGTTtgtatttacgactaattacGCTTTCGGTGATAGGTGATATATCTATCGATAGGGAGATGctcgtggtgacttcgtcaatcacAAGCAGGGTTTGAAATTCGTTTCGAGATTTCCGAATTTTTGGTAATTTCATCCCCCTCGGCAAGCTCATATCTCGCCCGAAATTTTCgggtttttacattttttttgtcaatttgatcaaattttattcaaatttattcaaaattttaaagtttCCGAAATTTTGGTCCGCGCCCCCCCCCtacggcaaaaaaaaatttcaaaattaaaaaccctGATCACAAGATATACTGATCTAACCTTCCAGAGGTGTTCATATGGGTAAGGTGTACATGTGTGGGTTCGTAGAAGTGAGTGTGCGCGTCTTTATGAACATTTGTATCTTGTTTCTAAAAAAGAATGTACGGCACCGTAGAAAAAAAGAATGTAcggtaatatactccctccgtactcgtaaaaaaagtcgtttaggacaatgtttaagtcaatccttgggaatataaatcatgaataacttccaagttattgagtttgaaaatataaaaattatatgaatagatttctcttgaaaaatactttcataagtatacatatatcatttttcaataaatatttttatagaaacaagaagtcaaaattatgttttggagaccgtgtcgctgtccaaaacgacttcctttacgagtacggagggagtagttaatacGGTGAgccttaaaaaaatgtttgactccAATCCCTGATAAATTTGAGTCGCGGAGATTAAAGACAACGTTTTGACATAAAACAAACAATTGTTATAGCATGGTAAATCTCAGTCATCTGGGCTGCAGAACattatataatactccctccgtcccagaatgttcgacaccgttgacttttttaaacatgtttgaccgttcatcttattaaaattttttatgaaatatataaaactatatatatacataaaagtatatttaacaatgaatcaaatgataggaaaagaattaaaaaatacttaaattttttgaataagacgaatggttaaatatgattaaaaaagtcaacggcgtcaaatattttgggacggagggagtagtatatattaaACATACCATATGCTGCCATGGGCCGGGCATCATTGAGCCACCAAGCAAAGTGAGGAAAAGCGAGAGCAACCATCAGGCCctaaaagaaaaggcaaatCAGGAAGAAAACGGCACAATTGCCAGCCACAATAATGGAGGCATCGTTTGGGGAGTACTATTCACCCCCACACACCCCACAAACGAATCTGGACACCGACAACCCAACGAATCGAATCCTACTCGATTGTAGTATTCTTCTATAATTCTATTACTCTTAATTAGTTTATTACTACTCCTACTCCCACCTTGAATTGTTCTTCCATTgactaactaattaattagttaattccGTACTCTACCAAACACTTATAAATCGACCTATTCAATTTATTCAAACAAAATCGATTCGCCCTCCAATTAGATCAACTGAAACCCAATCAGAAAATCAACCAAAGATGATGATAAACAATATTTAATGCACTCGGAATGAAAAGactaatcaattaattaagcgCGTACAAACACGGCGCTCAATAATTGCTAGTAGCGTTTTAATTTGCAGGTAGATCTCTCTTCTCTACGCCTTGACGAAGACGGTGTACTCGACGATGGTCTCGCCGGAGTTGGCGCCGGAGTCGACGGTGCGGGCCTCGACGTAGCCCCTCGCCATGCGAAACTTGCCGGAGCCGCCGACGATGCTCATCTCCCTCACCGCCGAGAGCACCTCGTTCCGGCCGACGATGGCGAGGGTGCTCCCCTtgtggtcgccggcggtgaaCACGAAGTTCATGTTCATGAGGAGGCCGAACGTCTTCTGGTCGGCGAACGTGTAGCTCCCCTGGGCGCGCCCcacctccgacgacgacgacgccgcgtcgGTCGTCAGCGGGTCGTCGATGGCCACCACGGCGCCGAAGAAGGTGGAGGAGCCGTTCGTCGACGCCGCCTGCGCCACCCTGATCGCCGTCGGCTTCGTCCCGCCCACCACGTCGTGGAAGTACACCTTGAACTTGGTCAtccccgccgcgccgtcgtccgccgcccgcgccaccgccaccgcggcgcACAGAAGCACGGCAAGAACGAGGAAAGCCGGtgacgccgccatggccggagcTGAgcaagacgaggaggagggaggaggtagCTAGAGCTAGTGAGAGATCGAGTACTTATGAAGCAAGAAATGGAGATTGGAGAGTGGTTGGTGTAGGAGATGATGAAATTCAGTGAGATAGAGTGGATGTGGCAGAGCAAGCATATGCAGGTTGCCTTTTCTAATGGGGTCGGTAGGTGAGGTGAGAAGTGGTGGCCAAGCAGTACTTAAttatagtactcccttcgttgcTAAATGTTTaccaccgttgactttttaaaatatatttaccgttcatcttatttcaaaatttttgtaaaatatgtaaaactatatatatgcataaaagtatatttaacaataaatcaaataatagaaaaaacaattaataattacttaaattttttttaataagacgaacggtcaaacatgtttaaaaaggttaacggcgtcaaacatttagtacggagggagtataaatttgGCAATTAAGTTTtctgcttaattaat
The nucleotide sequence above comes from Oryza glaberrima chromosome 11, OglaRS2, whole genome shotgun sequence. Encoded proteins:
- the LOC127753998 gene encoding dirigent protein 22-like — translated: MAASPAFLVLAVLLCAAVAVARAADDGAAGMTKFKVYFHDVVGGTKPTAIRVAQAASTNGSSTFFGAVVAIDDPLTTDAASSSSEVGRAQGSYTFADQKTFGLLMNMNFVFTAGDHKGSTLAIVGRNEVLSAVREMSIVGGSGKFRMARGYVEARTVDSGANSGETIVEYTVFVKA